Proteins from one Ananas comosus cultivar F153 linkage group 5, ASM154086v1, whole genome shotgun sequence genomic window:
- the LOC109710571 gene encoding sarcoplasmic reticulum histidine-rich calcium-binding protein, producing the protein MDSRRFLQLVEEKKKRILEKKEAPLKWEQKLETAAKAKADAEAKERKLKASKTKRKADSASDYDSDSDSSDDERKHRKKRSHKKHRKHNRSKRRSSSDASSSDDYDSGFEGDRHRKRNSHKRKHRRHSHSDDSDSSNEDDDVRAVRRSHSRHHKRRHLSSDDDSGPESGERKGWVKHKHRHHQSSSAEDSTSGTDDNRRRERRNHSVGKSSEEDGEESGKPRKPHHKHEYHRHGSHRHHHGHRHNHHHDQHHGTAAEPNGKSEENEGKHSPDGAKNAEDA; encoded by the coding sequence ATGGACAGCAGGAGATTCCTGCAGCTGgtcgaggagaagaagaagcggaTCCTCGAGAAGAAGGAAGCCCCGCTGAAATGGGAACAGAAGCTCGAAACTGCAGCCAAGGCAAAAGCTGATGCggaagcaaaagagaggaaGCTGAAGGCCTCTAAGACAAAGAGGAAGGCCGACTCTGCCTCGGATTACGATAGTGATTCTGATAGCAGCGACGATGAGCGGAAGCACAGGAAGAAGCGGTCTCACAAAAAGCACCGGAAACACAATAGATCGAAGCGGAGGAGCTCGAGTGATGCGAGCAGCAGCGATGATTACGATAGTGGCTTTGAGGGAGATCGACATAGGAAGAGGAATTCTCATAAGCGGAAACACAGGCGCCATTCCCATTCTGATGATTCAGACTCTAGCAACGAAGATGATGACGTGAGAGCTGTCCGAAGAAGCCATTCGAGGCACCACAAAAGACGGCACTTGTCGTCAGATGACGACTCAGGGCCGGAATCCGGAGAGAGGAAGGGCTGGGTGAAGCACAAGCACCGCCACCACCAGAGCTCGAGCGCAGAAGACTCGACCTCGGGTACTGACGACAATCGCAGGCGCGAGCGGAGGAACCACTCTGTTGGTAAATCATCGGAAGAGGACGGGGAGGAGTCTGGGAAGCCGAGAAAGCCCCACCACAAGCATGAGTATCACCGCCACGGCAGTCATCGGCACCACCATGGGCACCGCCACAACCACCACCACGACCAACATCACGGAACTGCGGCGGAACCCAACGGGAAGTCGGAGGAGAACGAGGGGAAGCATTCTCCTGATGGAGCGAAAAACGCAGAAGATGCTTGA